In the genome of Ziziphus jujuba cultivar Dongzao chromosome 10, ASM3175591v1, the window cttatatgttctttatttttacaaacaaattttaagattaaaaaaaacccaatttcTCAAAGTTTTTTTCACATCAATAACATCatgtctaataataataataagacttACATTATGCTTTGAATTTGTTAATTATATACAATCTAGTTTTGTTCTCAACTAATGATTCATCAGTTATGTTTTATCCTAATAACAGTTTCCGTTGCTTGTGATTGATAATGGATTAGGTAATAAGTGTTTTTGAAGAAACTCTCCGACTGTAAATGGCAGATACTGAAGATGGCTCAAAGCCTAAGAAGATAGTTTTTGTTACTGTGGGAACAACTTGTTTTGATGCTCTCGTTAGAGCAGTGGACACTCAAGCAGTTAAAGAAGAGTTGTTCAGAAGAGGTTACACCCACCTTCTCATTCAAATGGGCCGTGGATCCTATGTTCCTTGGAAGGTATTTCTTCTTCTTGCATTTGTCAGTTCTTTCAGTTTGTATTATGGTATCATCTTATAATTACTCATTTGAGCAAAGCTCTTGTAGCTTTGGGGGTATACAGGGGTTCTAAATTGCTCCAACTAAGTGGAATAAATATCCAGTTTGTCAAAAGCATGAAAAGCTTTGTTGTTGAAATTTATCTGCAATGGAAGCTCTAAGATAGAAATCAATCTTTGAAGTGATGAAAAAGTTCCCAATGGTAGTTTTCATTCTTTTCTGGTGTTGCTGACTTATATGGTCAAGGTCTAAGGGTCTGTTAGATTCAAAATTAAGTTTCATGAATCAAAGCTTGGCACATCTAAACTTAAAAGGTTATATATCTATGCCATCAAATAGAAGTTATTTATATTCTATCTAGTACCCATGGATGCATGCACATTCTCACATGCTACAACCCCCGTTAAGTCCCTTAAGATAAGAGTATTATCAATTGAAAGAGTATCTTGCAATGCTAAAAATCTGTTAAACAGGTAAGAATTTTCAAGTATTTAGACTCTTGTGTAGCCGCTTAGCTTCTCAGATCAAATTCAGAAAATTGCTGAAACACTTTATTATGGCAAAAGTATAAGAAACAGAATATGCCATCTTATTTTCTGAAAGAAATGGACAGAGAAATAAGATTGCAATTATGAGACGTCAGTTTGATTTTGATGTTGTAGGTATGCTAATATCTAGTTGCCAAACATCTGTCAAAATTTTTGTCCAAGCACCCATATTGTGAAGTTGGTAATTTTGACTACATGCATTTTGACGGATAGTTGTTTAATTCAGTCACAAGTTTCTTTTGTAGTCTGGAGGAGGAGATGAGTCCATAGCTGTAGATCATTTCACTTTTTCATCAAGCATTGCAGACCATCTTAGATCTGCATCTCTTGTCATCAGTCATGCAGGTAAACTCCTGACAGTATCTCCTTTTATTCCAGAGTTTATTGCACTCTGGGTATAGCTTGCTATAACTGTTAtgcttatttattataaatctcCTGTTGTACATGTGTCATAAATTACCATATGATTAGTTGGTCTTTAATTTGAACAGTCTGGTTCAAATTTCTCTCCATGGCCATTACTCATTTGAGTGatatttcctttttgttttgtttaaaggACTGTTATATTATTAGTGTAGCAAAAACGTATTGAACCCTATATGAAATATGTAAAACGGAATCTGCCAGTTTAAAAAGCCACTTTCTTCTCAAAGGCTTGGTTGTTCATCAGTCCTAATGGTACATTTGACTGTAAACTATGCTGCAGGCTCAGGAAGTATATTTGAGACATTGCGGTTAGGTAAACCTTTAATTGTGGTGGTGAATGAAGATTTGATGGACAATCATCAAAGTGAACTCGCAGAAGAACTAGCAGAGAGGAAGCATTTATATTGTGCTCGCCCTCAAACAATTGATCAGACAATTGCAAATATGAATTTGGAGTCTCTCATTCCATACACTGCTGGTGATGCCACACCAGTCGCCAAGATTATTAACAGGTTTCTAGGTTTTCCAGATGATTGATGAACTGTAACATTTTATAGATACACTTTTACTGTGTATAATCAAGTTGGCATGGTTTAACAAGGAATTCCATTTTTTTAGGGCTCGAGTGGATGCCCtgtataaaatgataaaacttttcacttttttttttttttttgggcacatatcaatttataagaaaatttctACTTGCATATCTAGAATATTTTTTAACTGCAAGTAAAGCTTTTAGAGGTTGATTCATTCTGTGAATAATATGGCTAGGCTGCGCATTGGCAATTTTCTTATAAAGTagtttttctcttttgtgtggtcAACatctgataaaaataaaaaaagaaaataactgaTTAATCAGGTAGAAAGTTGACAAAATACAAGTTCAAATGGAAATTGGAAATAGGTTTGGTGAGGATCACAAATGATATGATGGTAGATTAAAAGGTGATGTATAATTGAATTTCTGAAAAGAGAGAGACATGGACATAGATGAGATAGTTAATCATCCAGAGGTTAAAGTTTGGAGTTTGCCCCAAAACGGCAGCTAAGTTTGTACCATAATGTAACATCCACATGACACCTGTGACTTACAGACTAGCATTtttggtctctctctctctagcgagagagagagagagagagagagaggtggatAAAGGAGACAAGttaagcgagagagagagagagagagagagagagagagagagagagagaggtggatAAAGAAGACAAGTTCCAGCCAATACAGATGGTGATGCTGCACTGTTTAGGGGGTCACATCTAATACCATGTCGCCCTCAGTTATttatggaagaagaagaagaagaagaagagggaggAAAGTCGCAAAAGAGGAAGGGGATGGAAATAAGATAGAGGAAGAAACAGAACAGAAAATGTATTATACACGGTCTTCAAGTACCAGGGGAAAGAGATATCTTATCCTTTGGATCCTCCAACCTAAAGCGAGTGAAATatgtcatttttgtttttcacgcTCTTAATCATTAGCAAACAACATATAAAGCCAAAAATTGTTACCTTActgcaggggaaaaaaaaattaaaatgtgcaTGCCCTCCCAAAAAATTTGAATCTTCCCCTTTTCATCTCCATCCAAGAAATGTTATCAATTTAGTAGCAAAAGGGATGGGAAATTAATGGGGTTTTGGCAATATATGAAGCTCTCATTATTTAAGGATTAGAAAATGAACCAATGGGTCTGGTAGACTGCTTGAACTTGCCAAATGGCCCAGGTAATTTAAATCCTTTTTCTTGTGTCTTTGTTCTACCTTTAATTTTTGGGTATCGGCAATGATAATATAACAGTGTATTGGTTCATGACTATTCATATGTTTGTGCATGGgctaccctctctctctctctctctctctctgagtgGGTCAAAGATagtattttgttatatatttggTCGTGGTAACATAGCTGGATGGCACAGTTTTCAAAGTCTTGTCGTTTAGTGGGAGGATTGTTAATGGTGAAAATGTGATTATCTGCATGTTCTCAAAGTCATGTATAGGGATTCAGATAATTTATAGTTTTGCACgcaattgattttgtttatAATCAGGAAATAATTGTAGGCCACGGTCATGTGGGATATGTATACAATCGTGAGAGTGAGACTGGTGCCAAAACCTTCCAAAGGTTTTCTGATACAAAAACAAAGA includes:
- the LOC107411984 gene encoding uncharacterized protein LOC107411984, whose protein sequence is MADTEDGSKPKKIVFVTVGTTCFDALVRAVDTQAVKEELFRRGYTHLLIQMGRGSYVPWKSGGGDESIAVDHFTFSSSIADHLRSASLVISHAGSGSIFETLRLGKPLIVVVNEDLMDNHQSELAEELAERKHLYCARPQTIDQTIANMNLESLIPYTAGDATPVAKIINRFLGFPDD